The Clostridium septicum genome contains a region encoding:
- a CDS encoding IdeS/Mac family cysteine endopeptidase (This family includes IgM or IgG-cleaving cysteine proteases.) has translation MIKKNKIISAILLSSILSLNFSKTLTTYADLTTLNYDSKYDLNNDSIINELDIDEISKHYNNQKDSADWAEEFDFNNDGIIDIFDIIKISKRNGIKKPEKNLSKNALELQNLLAANKNVTTTEDEAGKTIYNVWVKGITPPTESDFTTLNLGANYSINVAPWKPGQGWYDINKVRGESGDNLFCSGAVATNMLHWWLDQNKEYIDRYLAQNPENGKNLDKSLDIRTSSTFHDQKNSDIFNLVKKYFRNNVLSSVKTLLWYINGSSIGLPTSPYIDTRAGFISGIFKQEDLIDVCYIGPYDLLNIRLLEWLQEDKVLGISYENAGVNYNHIITLWGANFDEAGNLLGIYVTDSDDEKSKISKDVLYGMKYYRTVKDPNGRARITTYNGKENNRGAKLSVLYSFNLGKDQWEEYFNKDNN, from the coding sequence ATGATAAAAAAAAATAAAATAATTAGTGCGATTTTACTTTCAAGTATATTGTCACTAAACTTTTCAAAAACTTTAACTACTTATGCAGATTTAACTACATTAAACTATGATTCCAAATATGATCTTAACAATGATTCTATTATCAACGAGCTTGATATTGATGAAATTTCTAAACATTATAACAATCAAAAAGATTCTGCTGATTGGGCTGAAGAATTCGATTTTAATAATGATGGAATCATCGATATATTTGATATCATTAAAATTTCAAAACGTAATGGTATAAAAAAACCAGAAAAAAATTTATCTAAAAATGCTTTAGAACTTCAAAACCTACTAGCTGCTAATAAAAATGTAACTACTACTGAAGATGAAGCTGGTAAAACAATATATAATGTCTGGGTAAAAGGAATTACTCCTCCAACTGAAAGTGACTTTACTACTCTTAATTTAGGAGCTAACTATAGCATAAATGTTGCTCCATGGAAACCTGGACAAGGTTGGTATGATATCAATAAAGTAAGAGGTGAATCAGGAGATAACCTTTTTTGTAGTGGAGCTGTTGCTACCAATATGCTACATTGGTGGTTAGACCAAAATAAAGAGTATATAGATAGATATCTAGCTCAAAATCCAGAAAACGGTAAAAATTTAGATAAATCCCTTGATATTCGTACATCATCAACCTTCCACGATCAAAAAAATAGTGATATTTTTAATCTAGTAAAGAAGTATTTCCGTAACAATGTACTATCTAGTGTTAAAACATTATTATGGTATATAAATGGATCTAGTATAGGCTTGCCAACTTCTCCATATATTGATACTAGAGCAGGATTTATTAGTGGGATATTTAAACAAGAAGATTTAATTGATGTATGTTATATAGGACCGTACGACCTATTGAACATTAGACTTTTAGAGTGGTTACAAGAGGATAAGGTGTTAGGAATTTCTTATGAAAATGCAGGTGTCAATTATAATCACATTATTACACTTTGGGGAGCTAACTTTGATGAAGCTGGAAATCTTCTTGGAATCTATGTAACTGATTCTGATGATGAAAAATCTAAAATATCAAAGGATGTTCTTTATGGAATGAAATATTATAGAACCGTTAAAGATCCTAATGGAAGAGCTAGAATAACTACTTATAATGGAAAAGAAAATAATAGGGGCGCAAAACTTTCAGTTTTATATTCTTTCAATTTAGGAAAAGACCAATGGGAAGAATACTTTAATAAAGATAATAATTAA
- a CDS encoding IdeS/Mac family cysteine endopeptidase (This family includes IgM or IgG-cleaving cysteine proteases.), protein MLKKTKIISAILLSGILSLNFSKTLTTYADLTTLNYDSKYDLNNDSIINELDIDKISKHYNNQKDSADWTEEFDFNNDGIIDIFDIIKISKRNGIKRTIKRTIKKTIKKSSENALEFQNLLAANKNVTTTKDAAGKKIYNVWVKGITPPTEDDFTNIDLGNNYALKVAPWKSGQGWYDINKFKDGSDDLLCSGAVATNMLHWWFDQNKEYIDRYLKQNPNNGKSYNGTLDIHKIPEFHNQQNSDIFNTIKNRLGRGPIWADRAVLWYTNGFDVNFPAPIESPYISSHIDRRGGVFRDVFKEYGLTERFFARTYDAFNRGLIRCLKEDRALGISHKSPFLDSHIITLWGASFDEDGNIIGIYTCDSDDEKHKISKDVLYGMRYNKIVKDSSGIARMTNYNGNNNDIGARVLDLYYLSLEKDQWKKYFNEN, encoded by the coding sequence ATGCTAAAAAAAACTAAAATAATTAGTGCAATTTTACTTTCAGGTATATTGTCACTAAACTTTTCAAAAACTTTAACTACTTATGCAGATTTAACTACATTAAACTATGATTCCAAATATGATCTTAACAATGATTCTATTATCAACGAGCTTGATATTGATAAAATTTCTAAACATTATAACAATCAAAAAGATTCTGCTGATTGGACTGAAGAATTCGATTTTAATAATGATGGGATCATCGATATATTTGATATCATTAAAATTTCAAAACGTAATGGTATAAAAAGAACTATAAAAAGAACTATAAAAAAAACTATAAAAAAATCATCTGAAAATGCTTTAGAATTTCAAAATCTATTAGCCGCTAATAAAAATGTAACTACTACTAAAGATGCAGCTGGTAAAAAAATTTACAATGTATGGGTAAAAGGAATTACTCCTCCAACCGAAGATGATTTTACTAATATTGATTTAGGAAACAATTATGCTCTGAAAGTTGCTCCATGGAAATCCGGACAAGGTTGGTATGATATCAATAAATTTAAAGATGGATCTGATGATCTTTTATGTAGTGGAGCTGTTGCTACTAATATGTTACATTGGTGGTTTGACCAAAATAAAGAATATATAGATAGATACTTAAAGCAAAATCCTAATAATGGGAAAAGCTATAATGGAACTTTAGATATTCATAAAATACCCGAATTCCATAATCAACAAAATAGTGATATTTTTAATACTATTAAGAACAGGCTTGGACGCGGTCCAATATGGGCTGATAGAGCTGTTTTATGGTATACAAATGGATTTGATGTTAATTTTCCAGCACCAATAGAATCACCATATATTTCCTCACATATTGACCGTCGTGGTGGAGTATTCAGAGATGTTTTTAAAGAGTATGGATTAACTGAAAGATTCTTTGCTAGAACATACGATGCTTTTAACAGAGGACTTATACGATGTTTAAAAGAAGATCGAGCATTAGGAATCTCTCATAAATCCCCTTTTCTTGATAGTCATATTATAACACTTTGGGGGGCTAGCTTCGATGAAGATGGAAATATTATTGGAATTTATACATGTGACTCTGATGATGAAAAGCATAAAATATCAAAAGATGTTCTTTACGGAATGAGATATAATAAAATCGTTAAAGATTCTAGTGGAATAGCTAGAATGACTAACTATAATGGAAATAACAATGATATTGGTGCAAGAGTATTAGATTTATATTATTTAAGTTTAGAAAAAGACCAATGGAAAAAGTATTTTAATGAAAACTAA